In one window of Procambarus clarkii isolate CNS0578487 chromosome 63, FALCON_Pclarkii_2.0, whole genome shotgun sequence DNA:
- the LOC138354599 gene encoding eukaryotic translation initiation factor 3 subunit A-like has protein sequence MSANHTPGPRESTSFTPGPRESASFTPGPRESANHTPGPRESASLLPGPRESVNHTPGPRESVNHTPGPRESVNHTPGPRESASFTPGPRESASHTPGPRESASFTPGPRESASFTPGPRESASHTPGPRESASFTPGPRESASFTPGPRESASHTPGPRESASFTPGPRESASFTPGPRESANHTPGPRESASFTPGPRESASHTPGPRVSASHTPGPRESASHTPGPRVSASHTPGPRESDNHTPGPRESVNHTPGPRESASHTPGPRESDNHTPGPRESDNHTPGPRESVNHTPGPRESASHTPGPRESDNHTPGPRESDNHTPGFRESANHTPGPRESASHTPGPRESDNHTPGPRESANHTPGFRESANHTPGFRESASHTPGPRESVNHTPGPRDSANHTPGPRDSANHTPGPRESVNHTPGPQE, from the coding sequence TgccaaccacacacctggccctcgggAGAGTACCAGCTTCACACCTGGCCCTCGGGAGAGTGCCAGCTTCACACCTGGCCCTCGGGAGAGTgccaaccacacacctggccctcgggAGAGTGCCAGCCTTCTACCTGGCCCTCGGGAGAGTGtcaaccacacacctggacctCGGGAGAGTGtcaaccacacacctggacctCGGGAGAGTgtcaaccacacacctggccctcgggAGAGTGCCAGCTTCACACCTGGCCCTCGGGAGAGTGccagccacacacctggaccTCGGGAGAGTGCCAGCTTCACACCTGGCCCTCGGGAGAGTGCCAGCTTCACACCTGGCCCTCGGGAGAGTGccagccacacacctggaccTCGGGAGAGTGCCAGCTTCACACCTGGCCCTCGGGAGAGTGCCAGCTTCACACCTGGCCCTCGGGAGAGTGccagccacacacctggaccTCGGGAGAGTGCTAGCTTCACACCTGGCCCTCGGGAGAGTGCCAGCTTCACACCTGGCCCTCGGGAGAGTgccaaccacacacctggccctcgggAGAGTGCCAGCTTCACACCTGGCCCTCGGGAGAGTgccagccacacacctggccctcgggTGAGTgccagccacacacctggccctcgggagagtgccagccacacacctggccctcgggTGAGTgccagccacacacctggccctcgggagagtgacaaccacacacctggacctCGGGAGAGTgtcaaccacacacctggccctcgggagagtgccagccacacacctggccctcgggagagtgacaaccacacacctggacctCGGGAGAgtgacaaccacacacctggacctCGGGAGAGTgtcaaccacacacctggccctcgggagagtgccagccacacacctggccctcgggagagtgacaaccacacacctggccctcgggagagtgacaaccacacacctggctttCGGGAGAGTgccaaccacacacctggccctcgggagagtgccagccacacacctggccctcgggagagtgacaaccacacacctggccctcgggagagtgccaaccacacacctggctttCGGGAGAGTgccaaccacacacctggctttCGGGAGAGTGccagccacacacctggaccTCGGGAGAGTgtcaaccacacacctggccctcgggACAGTgccaaccacacacctggccctcgggACAGTgccaaccacacacctggccctcgggagagtgtcaaccacacacctggccctcaggagtga